The following DNA comes from Gloeocapsa sp. DLM2.Bin57.
AGAAGAAAGGAAGAAAGGAAGAAAGGAAGAAAGGAATTCCGTTCCACCGTTCCACCTAAAGCTTTGGAAGCCCTAGAAATAACTGATAATCCCTTCGGCGAATTCAGAACATTTTAAAGGTTTCTCCACAGGAGGTTCCATCATACGAGCTAAGTCATAGGTAACCTGTCGGTTAGAAATCGCTGCACCAATACCCTTTTTAATTAATTCTGCAGCTTCAATCCAACCCAAGAACTCTAACATCATCACTCCTGATAAAATCACCGAACCAGGATTAATTCTATCCAAGCCCGCGTGTTTAGGAGCAGTACCGTGGGTAGCCTCAAAAATTGCGCAATTATCGCCAATATTCGCACCAGGACCCATACCTAAACCACCAACTAAAGCAGCAGCAGCATCAGAGAGATAGTCACCGTTAAGGTTCATGGTAGCTAGGATAGAATATTCGTTAGGACGAGTTTGAATTTGTTGGAAGATACTATCAGCGATGCGATCGTTGACCATTACTTTATCCTTCCATTGACCATCACCATGGGTTGACCAAATACTCTCTAAAACCTTGGTTACTTCTTGACAAGCTTGTGCTTTTTTCTCATCGGTAAGAGCATCATAACCTGGTTCAATTTGACGTGCGTTGTCTTCAACGCTTAAATCGGGATTTTTTTCTTGATTAGATAATATCCAGGATTCCCTCTCGGTAACGCAAACATCCCTGAATTCAGTTTGGGCTAATTCATAACCCCAATCTCGGAAAGCACCCTCTGTGTACTTCATTATATTACCTTTGTGTACTAGGGTAACCATTTGTTTAGATTTGGGTAACAATAAAGCGCGCTCGATCGCCCGACGGATTAAGCGTTGAGAGCCAGTTTTACTCACAGGTTTAATACCAATTCCCGAATCAAGACGAATCTGTTTTTTACCGTGTTCTGGTGTAGCGGGGATTAACTCTTCATTGAGTATTTTAATCAATTTGGCGGCGATTTCTGTTCCCTCGGCCCACTCAATCCCTAAGTAAATATCTTCGGTATTTTCTCGATAGATAATCACGTCGAGTTTTTCGGGATATTTATGGGGAGAAGGTGTACCAGTATAGTAACAACAAGGACGAATACAAGCATACAGGTCAAAAATCTGACGTAAAGCTACATTTAATGACCTAATACCACCACCTACTGGAGTAGTTAGAGGTCCTTTAATCGCTATACCATACTCTTTAATCGCTTTGAGGGTGTCTTCAGGTAAATATTGGTACGTTCCGTAAATCTCGCAAGCTTCATCCCCTGCATAAATTTTAAACCAGTTAATTTTCCGTTCATCCCCGTAAGCTGCTTTCACCGCAGCGTCAATCACTCTTTCTGTAGCCGGCCAAATATCTACTCCTGTACCATCTCCACGAATAAACGGAATAATCGGATCATTGGGGACAATGGGTAAACCATTCTCAAAAACTATTTGAGAACCTTCAGTAGGTGGGGTTAATTTGTCGTACATAATCATTTAAAATTTAATAGACTAGTAAAATATTATTGCCTTATTTGGCTGTGTGCAAGAATACTAAGATTTATTCTCTCGAAACCCTGACAAGGGCGATCGCTCTTAATCCTGAACAATGGCGTCCTCTGGTGTTCACTAATGGCTGTTTTGACTTATTACACGTAGGTCATATTCGCTATCTCCAACAAGCTAAATCTCTGGGTCAAACTCTCGTTATTGGACTTAATAGCGATGAATCTGTAGCTAAACTCAAACCTGCTACCCCAGGCTTACCTAAACGCCCGATTATTCCCGAGGAACAACGCGCAGAACTTCTGACCGCTTTAATTCCTGTGGATGGAGTAGTTATTTTTGCTGAAAGCACAGCCAATCAGGTAATTGCTACCCTCAAACCAGAAATTTACGCTAAAGGAGGAGACTACAGTTTAGTTACTTTACCAGAAGCTCCTCTAGTGCAATCCTATGGGGGTAAAATTGAATTAATAGAAGTAGAAATCCCTACCTCTACCACCGACATTATTAAACGTATTTTAGCCTGTTAATTTATCATTCATGAGCGATACAGAAACTTTGTCTTTTTTAACCGCATCGCCGAAAAAACAACTAGAGTTGATCCCCGAACTGGTTAAGGATAGTTCTGGAGGATTAGCTATCCTAACAGAATTTTTACAAACTAATCAGCCTCTTGTTCCTAATCTAGTTACTGCCAAAATTTACCAAGTTTTACACCAACTTCAAACCTCGGAAGCTCAACAATTACTAGATACCTATTTTCCCCAAGGATTTATACCCCTAACTTCAGAGCGCAATATCGATTATCAACCCCTCGCACAACTACTACTAGCCCAAAATTGGCAAGAGGCTGATACTCTGACTCGGGTTAAAATGTGTGAATTAGCTGGTGATGCTGCTATTGCTCGCAAATGGGTATATTTTACCGAGGTGCAACAGTTTCCTAGCAGCGATTTACAAACCCTTAATCAACTCTGGTACTTGTTTTCTGAGGGTAAGTTTGGTTTTGCTGTACAGAGAAAAATTTGGTTGGGGGTGGGTAAGGATTTTGATAAGCTTTGGCCTAAAATAGGTTGGAAAAATGGCAACGAATGGACTCGTTATCCTAATGCTTTTACTTGGGATTTAAGCGCTCCGGTTGGTCATCTTCCTCTTTTAAATCAGATTCGTGGTGTTAGGGTAATTGCTTCTCTTTTTGCTCATCCGGCTTGGCTTGAATAAATTATGCCTAAAAAAACTGAATCTAAAAGCTCTTTAAAAAAAATTTTGGTATTAGTATTTGGTGTAGCTTTTGTTTCCTCTAGTGTTTTATTTATCGTTAGATTGTTGACTAATCCTGTCGAAAATTCACCTGTACCTGAGCAAACTCAAACACTTAGTGAACATCTTAAGTCTCAAGAAGAAGGTTATTTAATCGTGTTAGAACGTGAACCTGATAATACTTCTGCTTTACAAGGATTAGTTGATATTCGTATCCAGTTAAATGATTTAGAGGGGACGATCGCCCCTCTCGAAAAACTAATTAGCATCTATCCCGATGATGAAAACCTTAAGTTACTTCTTGCTACTGTTCAACAAGAATTAGCTAATCAGCAACAAAATCAAACAAACCCCGACTAAAGATTATGTCCAACCTATAACTTGATTACCAATTTTAAAAGTTATTGAGTTAGCTAGACCTAAATGTTTAGCAGCAGCTAAGATTAGATTACCCTCATTCTTGGTTTCTGCTAATTCACTCGGACAAGCTTGAAAATCTAGACAAACAACCGTAGAACATCCCCAAGGTTCTCGAAATACCCGACAGTCTTGGGGAATACACATAGCTAAAGTACGAAATCTCTGTATTGCTACCTTCTCAAAATTTTGACTGGTGCAGTTGGAAAAGGATTGGCGATCGAGCACTGGGAACTCCTGTCTATTGCCGACAATTCTAGATTAACAGTAGATACCTAGACAATTCTGTTAATTTAGACAATTTGATACAATTAATCTCAAAAGCTTAAAATAGTATTAAAATAGATAGAATGTGATTAAAGTTGTGGTGTGTTGTTTGGAGGTACACTATGTTTAAACGTTTGGCACAACAACACCGAGACTTCGTCAAAGACTTGGTGATGAATCTTCAAGCTTTGGCGATTGTATTGGAAAACAGAGGTTATTTAGCTTCCTGTTATACCTGTGGTGATCAAATGAATAGCGCTTCCTTTATGGTGAGTCTAGAAGCTGGTCATCTGATTCGCTTTTTAGTCTCTGACTATGGTATAACCTGGACAGAGATGCGAGATGAACGAGAATTAATGAAGTTAGAAGGTGCAGAAGCAATTAACCAATTGCAAGGCTTAACTGATATCGTTAAATATATTCCTAGTCAAAATACTAACAACTCTCCCAAAATGCCCTTAATTAGGTAAGATTAATTGGGTTGTTAAATCAACCCAAACATTTTATCTATAGCAACCAATAATTGGTTACTATAGTGATGATTAAGCTATTTAGACTCAAGTAATGTCCTTTCGACCAATTTATTTAGATTGTCATGCTACTACACCCGTAGATAAAAGGGTACTAGAGGCGATGTTACCCTATTTTACAGAACATTTTGGCAACCCCGCTAGCGTTGCTCATGCTTATGGTTGGACAGCAGAAGCAGCAGTAACAGA
Coding sequences within:
- a CDS encoding NADP-dependent isocitrate dehydrogenase, which produces MYDKLTPPTEGSQIVFENGLPIVPNDPIIPFIRGDGTGVDIWPATERVIDAAVKAAYGDERKINWFKIYAGDEACEIYGTYQYLPEDTLKAIKEYGIAIKGPLTTPVGGGIRSLNVALRQIFDLYACIRPCCYYTGTPSPHKYPEKLDVIIYRENTEDIYLGIEWAEGTEIAAKLIKILNEELIPATPEHGKKQIRLDSGIGIKPVSKTGSQRLIRRAIERALLLPKSKQMVTLVHKGNIMKYTEGAFRDWGYELAQTEFRDVCVTERESWILSNQEKNPDLSVEDNARQIEPGYDALTDEKKAQACQEVTKVLESIWSTHGDGQWKDKVMVNDRIADSIFQQIQTRPNEYSILATMNLNGDYLSDAAAALVGGLGMGPGANIGDNCAIFEATHGTAPKHAGLDRINPGSVILSGVMMLEFLGWIEAAELIKKGIGAAISNRQVTYDLARMMEPPVEKPLKCSEFAEGIISYF
- a CDS encoding D-glycero-beta-D-manno-heptose 1-phosphate adenylyltransferase → MLLPYLAVCKNTKIYSLETLTRAIALNPEQWRPLVFTNGCFDLLHVGHIRYLQQAKSLGQTLVIGLNSDESVAKLKPATPGLPKRPIIPEEQRAELLTALIPVDGVVIFAESTANQVIATLKPEIYAKGGDYSLVTLPEAPLVQSYGGKIELIEVEIPTSTTDIIKRILAC
- a CDS encoding GUN4 domain-containing protein, with amino-acid sequence MSDTETLSFLTASPKKQLELIPELVKDSSGGLAILTEFLQTNQPLVPNLVTAKIYQVLHQLQTSEAQQLLDTYFPQGFIPLTSERNIDYQPLAQLLLAQNWQEADTLTRVKMCELAGDAAIARKWVYFTEVQQFPSSDLQTLNQLWYLFSEGKFGFAVQRKIWLGVGKDFDKLWPKIGWKNGNEWTRYPNAFTWDLSAPVGHLPLLNQIRGVRVIASLFAHPAWLE
- a CDS encoding tetratricopeptide repeat protein encodes the protein MPKKTESKSSLKKILVLVFGVAFVSSSVLFIVRLLTNPVENSPVPEQTQTLSEHLKSQEEGYLIVLEREPDNTSALQGLVDIRIQLNDLEGTIAPLEKLISIYPDDENLKLLLATVQQELANQQQNQTNPD
- a CDS encoding DUF1815 family protein, whose protein sequence is MFKRLAQQHRDFVKDLVMNLQALAIVLENRGYLASCYTCGDQMNSASFMVSLEAGHLIRFLVSDYGITWTEMRDERELMKLEGAEAINQLQGLTDIVKYIPSQNTNNSPKMPLIR